In Drosophila nasuta strain 15112-1781.00 chromosome 2R, ASM2355853v1, whole genome shotgun sequence, a single genomic region encodes these proteins:
- the LOC132785568 gene encoding glutamate dehydrogenase, mitochondrial: MFRGIANALLNGRHQAPPQMQKRSEHKIPEKLQKIATDKDPEFSAMVLYYYHRAAQTMEKELVKEMDKYNHLKPEHKQARVSAILNLIGSVCTSIEVSFPIIKSNGTYEIITGYRAHHVRNRLPLKGGIRFAMDVDEAEVKALASIMTFKCACVNLPYGGSKGGVRIDPAKYTVGELQTITRRYTMELLKRNMIGPGIDVPAPDVNTGPREMSWIVDQYTKTFGYKDINAAAIVTGKPVHVGGINGRNSATGRGVWKSGDLFLQDKEWMDMIGLKTGWKDKKVIVQGFGNVGSFAAKFVHEAGAKVIGIQEMGFSLANKDGIDINDVIKFKEEKKTIKGYPKAKASKGSLLTAECDILMPCATQKVITSENAKDIKAKLILEGANGPTTPAGEKILLDKGVLIVPDLYCNAGGVTVSYFEYLKNINHVSYGKMQSKTISRIIVEIVNSMNESLSVCGEGEFPTIKANKKLKLIRDCTKEADIVDAALQTVMESAAEGIKMTAHSFELCNDLRTAAYIWSIFKIFRALESSGISQQ; encoded by the exons ATGTTTCGTGGTATTGCCAATGCTCTCTTAAATGGACGCCACCAGGCGCCTCCACAAATGCAGAAGCGATCTGAGCACAAAATTCCAGAGAAACTTCAGAAAATCGCAACGGACAAGGATCCAGAGTTCTCCGCGATGGTGCTGTATTATTATCACAGAGCAGCCCAGACAATGGAGAAGGAACTGGTCAAGGAAATGGATAAGTATAACCATTTGAAACCCGAGCACAAGCAAGCCCGAGTCTCTGCAATCCTCAACTTAATTGGAAGTGTGTGCACCTCGATAGAAGTCAGTTTCCCCATCATAAAATCCAATGGTACCTATGAGATCATCACCGGATATCGAGCGCATCACGTGAGGAATCGTTTGCCGTTAAAAGGAGGCATTCGCTTTGCTATGGATGTGGATGAAGCCGAAGTCAAGGCACTCGCCTCCATCATGACATTCAAGTGTGCCTGCGTCAATCTGCCATATGGCGGATCCAAGGGAGGTGTCCGCATCGATCCTGCCAAGTATACAGTTGGCGAGTTGCAGACGATCACGAGACGATATACGATGGAACTCCTCAAGAGAAATATGATTGGACCCGGCATAGATGTGCCTGCACCCGATGTCAACACCGGTCCACGTGAGATGAGTTGGATAGTCGATCAGTACACGAAAACATTTGGCTACAAGGATATCAATGCGGCAGCTATTGTAACTGGGAAGCCGGTTCACGTGGGCGGGATTAATGGAAGAAACTCGGCAACAGGACGAGGCGTGTGGAAATCGGGCGACTTGTTCCTGCAGGACAAAGAATGGATGGATATGATTGGTTTGAAGACAGGCTGGAAGGACAAGAAAGTTATTGTTCAGGGCTTCGGCAACGTCGGTTCCTTTGCCGCAAAGTTTGTCCACGAAGCAGGCGCTAAAGTTATCGGAATCCAGGAGATGGGCTTCAGTCTTGCCAATAAGGATGGAATAGATATTAAC GATGTTATAAAATTCAAGGAGGAGAAGAAGACCATAAAGGGATATCCAAAGGCGAAGGCATCCAAAGGTTCACTCCTAACTGCAGAATGTGATATCCTGATGCCTTGTGCAACTCAGAAAGTTATTACCAGTGAGAATGCCAAGGATATTAAAGCTAAGCTGATCCTGGAAGGAGCCAATGGACCAACCACACCAGCTGGAGAAAAGATTCTGCTGGACAAAGGCGTCTTAATAGTTCCCGATCTGTATTGTAATGCTGGGGGTGTGACAGTGTCCTACTTTGAGTATCTCAAGAACATCAATCATGTATCCTATGGTAAAATGCAGTCGAAGACTATTTCGCGGATTATTGTCGAGATCGTCAATTCGATGAATGAATCTCTTAGTGTTTGCGGAGAAGGTGAATTC CCCACAATCAAGGCGAATAAGAAACTCAAGTTAATTCGCGACTGCACCAAGGAAGCCGATATTGTGGATGCAGCTCTGCAGACTGTTATGGAATCGGCTGCCGAAGGCATCAAGATGACAGCTCACAGTTTTGAGCTGTGCAACGATCTACGAACTGCTGCCTACATCTGGTCCATTTTCAAGATCTTCCGTGCTTTGGAAAGCTCTGGCATATCGCAGCAGTAG
- the LOC132784821 gene encoding LOW QUALITY PROTEIN: glutamate dehydrogenase, mitochondrial-like (The sequence of the model RefSeq protein was modified relative to this genomic sequence to represent the inferred CDS: deleted 2 bases in 2 codons) produces the protein MFKRFTRNRKCPPRLIRRLKHEMPKHLEKVATDKDPEFSSMILYYYHKAAQVMEPTLLKEMDQHTHFKPEEKQARVSAILNLIGSVCTSLEVSFPIIKSNGTYEIITGYRAHHVRNRLPLKGGIRFAMDVDEAEVKALASIMTFKCACVNLPYGGSKGGVRIDPSKYTAKELQTITRRYTMELLKRNMIGPAIDVPAPDVNTGPREMSWIVDQYTKTFGYKDINAAAIVTGKPVHLGGINGRNSATGRGVWKSGDLFLQDKEWMGMIGFETGWKDKKVIVQGFGNVGSFAAQFVHDAGAKVIGIQEVDFSLTNADGIDIDDIMEFKGEKETIKGYPKAKETKESLLTAECDILMPCATQKVITSENAKDIKAKLILEGANGPTTPAGEKILLDKGVLIVPDLYCNAGGVTVSYFEYLKNINHVTYGKMTAKTTSQLIHEVMNSINQSLKETEGCKIPEIVPNRGLQKIRDCTTEAEIVDAALQTVMESSVIGIKNIANQFKLCNDLRTAAYIWAIFKIFRALESSGISQQ, from the exons atgttCAAACGTTTCACGCGAAACAGAAAATGTCCTCCACGGTTGATTCGACGCTTGAAGCACGAAATGCCGAAGCACCTCGAGAAAGTCGCCACGGACAAGGATCCAGAGTTCTCCTCGATGATTCTCTACTACTATCACAAAGCTGCCCAGGTGATGGAGCCGACGCTGCTCAAGGAAATGGATCAGCACACGCATTTTAAGCCCGAAGAGAAACAAGCGCGAGTGAGTGCAATCTTGAATCTAATCGGAAGTGTCTGCACCTCCCTCGAGGTTAGTTTTCCCATCATAAAAAGC AATGGCACCTATGAGATCATCACCGGATATCGAGCGCATCACGTGAGGAATCGATTGCCGTTAAAAGGAGGCATTCGCTTTGCTATGGATGTGGATGAAGCCGAAGTCAAGGCGCTCGCCTCCATCATGACATTCAAGTGTGCCTGCGTCAATCTGCCATATGGCGGATCCAAGGGAGGTGTCCGCATCGATCCCTCCAAGTACACAGCCAAAGAGTTACAGACAATCACGAGGCGCTATACGATGGAATTGTTGAAAAGGAATATGATCGGACCTGCCATCGATGTACCAGCCCCCGATGTCAATACTGGTCCACGTGAGATGAGCTGGATTGTCGATCAGTACACGAAAACATTTGGCTACAAGGACATCAATGCGGCAGCTATTGTAACTGGGAAGCCGGTTCAT TTGGGGGGCATTAATGGTAGAAACTCGGCAACAGGTCGAGGCGTGTGGAAATCGGGCGACTTGTTTCTGCAGGACAAGGAATGGATGGGCATGATTGGCTTTGAAACTGGCTGGAAAGATAAGAAGGTTATTGTTCAGGGATTCGGCAATGTGGGTTCGTTTGCCGCACAATTTGTCCACGATGCAGGCGCCAAAGTAATAGGTATCCAGGAGGTGGATTTTTCATTGACAAACGCTGACGGAATAGATATCGAT GATATTATGGAGTTCAAGGGGGAGAAAGAAACCATCAAGGGTTATCCAAAGGCGAAGGAAACGAAAGAATCGTTGCTCACTGCAGAGTGTGATATCCTAATGCCTTGTGCCACTCAGAAAGTTATCACCAGCGAGAATGCTAAGGATATTAAAGCTAAGCTGATCCTGGAAGGAGCCAATGGACCAACCACACCAGCTGGAGAAAAGATTCTGCTGGACAAAGGCGTCTTAATAGTTCCCGATCTGTATTGTAATGCTGGGGGTGTGACAGTGTCCTACTTTGAGTATCTAAAGAACATAAACCACGTAACGTATGGCAAGATGACGGCCAAGACAACCTCTCAGCTTATTCACGAGGTTATGAATTCAATAAACCAATCGTTAAAGGAAACAGAAGGGTGTAAAATT CCAGAAATAGTGCCTAATCGTGGTCTTCAAAAAATTCGAGACTGTACAACGGAAGCCGAAATCGTAGATGCAGCACTTCAGACAGTTATGGAGTCGTCAGTCATTGGTATTAAGAACATAGCAAATCAATTCAAACTCTGCAACGATCTACGAACTGCCGCCTACATTTGGGCCATATTCAAGATATTCCGTGCTCTTGAAAGCTCCGGTATATCACAGCAGTGA